A single window of Ornithorhynchus anatinus isolate Pmale09 chromosome 3, mOrnAna1.pri.v4, whole genome shotgun sequence DNA harbors:
- the LOC114810200 gene encoding uncharacterized protein LOC114810200, translating to MEFLYLLGNSDELKENSQKYQKTKKPKNVHVAGALKQTVPELCEEKDLMKPCLEYQGLLKNVSNISSLMARKKNKKFKNKHCGDGSEDLDPAYSTQCSGENQAFSCSSASEIGKKTKKDKGRRKVCPEQPSDAASRSVCRSPQAPRKSPGDQPRPRGSSVGRLPSPEFGEGNAGPAGGGGSSQTLYQHGGFESVLDQLAGGTMTGFKKPWKPHKEASVHGVSGIPSPETDSCRSDTDLLLSSAPTGPEFHSDGSGDELSVRGPKAKRLSRRRKSRTEETPDRPDLSQEVFVVQESFVPGPVPRSLDLSQYFPSLPSSRASCGRQCDRSIPSREVSRERPPLPSNDEEAQKLEGLFLNHFKTRKKKKSQVATQEKASQTENFFSSPALSTFLLFRQRKQEAEEKPLDLRVPGRRESLSAGSAGASPGPRETTCLLEDEPPGSEILLVGESRKDTCRQARPRRAGKRRYVQTLLNSSFYFKMKGEPGTNVSKEPLVKSKVKIKAKSSSK from the coding sequence ATGGAATTCCTGTATCTTCTTGGAAACTCTGATGAGCTCAAGGAAAACTCCCAGAAATATCAGAAGACAAAAAAGCCCAAAAATGTTCATGTGGCTGGTGCGCTTAAGCAGACCGTGCCTGAGCTGTGTGAAGAAAAGGACCTTATGAAGCCTTGTTTGGAATACCAGGGGCTGTTGAAGAATGTTTCAAATATTTCCAGTCTCATGGCTCGCAAAAAGAACAAAAAGTTTAAAAACAAGCACTGTGGGGATGGGTCAGAAGATCTAGATCCTGCTTATTCCACCCAATGCAGTGGAGAGAACCAGGCGTTTTCTTGTTCATCTGCATCTGAAATTGGCAAGAAAACAAAGAAAGACAAAGGTCGCCGCAAAGTCTGTCCAGAACAACCATCAGACGCGGCTTCCAGAAGTGTTTGCAGAAGCCCCCAGGCCCCTAGAAAAAGCCCCGGGGACCAGCCGAGACCTAGAGGGTCCAGTGTTGGCCGTCTCCCGAGTCCAGAGTTTGGTGAGGGGAATGCAGGCCCTGCAGGAGGGGGTGGTTCTTCTCAGACCCTGTATCAGCATGGGGGCTTTGAGTCCGTTCTAGACCAATTAGCTGGTGGGACGATGACAGGTTTCAAGAAGCCATGGAAACCGCACAAGGAAGCATCTGTCCATGGGGTGTCGGGAATCCCCTCCCCTGAAACAGACAGCTGTCGGAGCGACACAGATCTTCTTTTGTCTTCCGCTCCCACCGGCCCGGAATTTCACAGTGACGGCTCGGGAGATGAATTGAGTGTGCGGGGCCCCAAGGCAAAGAGACTGTCTCGGAGAAGGAAATCCAGAACCGAAGAGACTCCTGATCGCCCTGATCTCAGCCAAGAGGTTTTTGTAGTTCAGGAGTCTTTTGTCCCAGGGCCTGTCCCGAGGAGTCTGGACCTCTCCCAGTACTTCCCAAGTCTTCCGTCGTCCAGAGCGAGCTGTGGGAGACAGTGTGACCGATCCATCCCCTCTAGAGAGGTTTCACGGGAGAGACCGCCATTGCCTTCAAACGATGAGGAAGCCCAGAAACTTGAAGGCCTTTTTCTGAATCATTTTAAAAcccgaaagaaaaaaaagagccaGGTAGCAACACAGGAAAAGGCCAGTCAGACAGAGAACTTCTTTAGTTCTCCAGCCCTGTCCACCTTCTTGCTCTTTAGACAAAGAaaacaggaggcagaggaaaagccctTGGATTTGCGTGTGCCGGGAAGGAGAGAATCACTCTCCGCGGGCAGCGCTGGGGCCTCGCCAGGGCCTAGGGAGACCACGTGCCTCCTAGAAGATGAGCCTCCCGGTTCAGAAATCCTCCTCGTTGGCGAGAGCAGGAAGGACACCTGCCGTCAAGCCCGGCCGCGAAGAGCCGGCAAGAGAAGATATGTCCAGACGCTACTTAATTCTTCCTTTTACTTCAAGATGAAAGGTGAGCCGGGCACTAACGTATCCAAGGAGCCTCTGGTCAAGTCGAAGGTCAAAATAAAAGCAAAGAGCAGTTCTAAATGA